A window of the Dermatophagoides farinae isolate YC_2012a chromosome 2, ASM2471394v1, whole genome shotgun sequence genome harbors these coding sequences:
- the Usp14 gene encoding ubiquitin specific protease 14: protein MSTFNVKIKWNKETYDLELDTNEPPSVFKAQIFALTGVTTDRQKVMFKGGVIKDDEWNSTMLKSIKNGATFLMMGTADELPVEPQQKNVFIEDMTEKELAEVLDQPSGLINLGNTCYLNATIQSLSTVPEMKECLKKYKGSLTLNESFDGAHDIVVSLRDVYNKMETSSTVMPVLLLEMLHIMFPQFSEKTENGQLAQQDANECWSELIKVLQQKLKIEPIGGDAATNSRNFITQYFGGTLQATMKCIEDESEEPTVSNENFLQLSCFISQDVKYLQTGLRLRLEEEINKYSTKLDRDARYLKTSKISRLPAYLSINLIRFFYKEKNAINAKILKDVKFSLTLDMYELCTPELQKKLVPMRQKYKDHEDQKVEKMQQQKSKTSEKPDVESGEKKDYYNYSFEDDSGSSNTGLYQLYAVLTHKGRSSSSGHYVGWIKHKGKWFKCDDDQVYQVSDEEILKLSGGGDWHCAYVLLYGPQLIEKCETLQPTSGQ, encoded by the exons ATGTCAACTTTTAATG TGAAAATTAAATGGAACAAAGAAACATATGATCTGGAACTAGACACCAATGAGCCACCATCAGTATTCAAAGCACAAATATTTGCCTTGACAGGTGTAACTACTGATCGACAAAAAGTCATGTTCAAAGGTGGTGTCATTAAAGACGATGAATGGAATTCGACAATGTTGAAATCGATTAAAAAT GGTGcaacatttttgatgatgggAACCGCTGATGAACTACCTGTTGAACCGCAACAGAAAAATGTCTTTATTGAAGATATGACAGAAAAAGAACTAGCTGAGGTTTTGGATCAGCCATCGGGTTTGATAAATTTAGGAAATACTTGTTATCTCAATGCTACAATACAATCATTGTCGACTGTTCCCGAAATGAAAGAATGTCTTAAAAa GTACAAAGGATCATTAACCTTGAACGAATCTTTTGATGGTGCTCATGATATCGTTGTATCATTACGAGatgtatataataaaatggaaacatcatcaaccgTGATGCCGGTATTGTTACTCGAAATGTTGCATATTATGTTTCCACAATTTTCGGAGAAAACCGAAAACGGCCAATTGGCACAACAAGATGCTAATGAATGTTGGAGTGAATTGATAAAAGTTTTGCAGCAAAAACTTAAAATTGAACCGATTGGAGGCGATGCTGCAACAAATTCGCGAAATTTCATTACTCAATATTTCGGTGGAACATTGCAGGCTACAATGAAATGTATTGAAGATGAATCGGAAGAACCGActgtttcaaatgaaaattttttacaattaaGTTGTTTCATTTCGCAAG ATGTTAAATATCTTCAAACCGGTCTTAGGTTGAGATTGGAAGAAGAAATTaacaaatattcaacaaaattagATCGTGATGCTCGTTATTTGAAAACAAGTAAAATTTCTCGTCTACCAGCATatctatcaatcaatttgatacgatttttttacaaagagaaaaatgcTATCAATGCCAAAATTTTGAAAGATGTCAAATTCTCATTGACATTAGATATGTACGAACTATGTACACCGGAATTGCAGAAAAAATTGGTACCAATGCGTCAAAAATATAAGGATCATGAAGATCAAAAAGTAGAGAAAATGCAACAGCAAAAATCTAAAACTTCTGAAAAACCGGATGTTGAATcgggtgaaaaaaaagattattataattattcatTCGAAGATGATTCTGGTTCTAGCAACACTGGTCTTTATCAATTGTATGCTGTACTTACACACAAAGGCCGTTCAAGTTCAAGTGGACATTATGTTGGTTGGATCAAACACAAGG GCAAATGGTTCAAATGTGACGATGATCAAGTCTATCAGGTGTCTGATGAAgaaatattaaaattatcCGGCGGCGGTGATTGGCATTGTGCCTATGTTTTATTGTATGGGccacaattgattgaaaaatgtgaaaCTTTACAACCGACTAGTGgccaataa
- the LOC124498026 gene encoding P-selectin-like has product MHSFIVSKSVLSFSNLLMNKRIKLQTSFYSSPFLMFFIIHFIVVFNNILSNHLSHADSIVNNNNNNNNNDHHCPYPSVPIYADVQLSSEFIVNGTKAFYKCNDGYELFGTATRTCIDQKWSGALPYCAVNVAYGKPTNQSSTVKGGDSRNANDGDLSSLHENKYCTETKVENSPWWQVDLLQPYEIRVIRVLTRSCCGHQPLHDLEIRVGNSSTVQGNRLCAWYPGTLDDGENKDFNCANPIIGRYVYIQMVGIESSLSLCEVFVFTTKEFSSNRCGDAMEYQQITSFNQTCYEFQTQRGGSFVDADMYCKSRGGLLIHSITDMTQNFLYYELERYKIKLRSKLVWVGARRDHYAQNITSLFGTRPRLFWHWINGQPINKFLWAEDQPNNYNGQQNCIVLDGGRKWLWNDVTCDLDYLPWICQYSPSNCGSPDINENSTIIKNDFRIGNIITYQCAQGCRLDGLQKRFCQSNGFWQGEAPNCVYVDCGPLQSISNGRVGYIRTDFNASATYSCIRDYALVGVETRYCLGNGSWSDQEPKCFYGLCTQPLEIDNGIVQVTNRTINGVASYSCHSGFVLFGQSQLICQIGGSWSHNAPQCKFIDCRLPLDINNGFYKLMNKTTYYGSTIIYECDRNYILIGNKTRTCMELGIWSGLEPSCEMVNCGMPKKVSGIKFQGTTFTVGSELLFECESGYQLVEGNPKRKCQENGRWSGNDIVCKYVECGRVQPIWKGEIIYVNLTTHLDSVINYSCGTGYRLVGDKARVCQDNGKWSGNKAKCEEIRCSPPEIPKNSSVVYNGNDRAFSDSFKVGSTVQYRCSLGHIVQGQSLRTCETTGFWSDAPPICVYIDCGLPFPLSNGKWLLTSNTTYYGSTVEYECNSNFKLNGPRRRICLENGTWSSVPPICELVTCKAPETKDEKTLVQVLNQQVGSKAIYSCIHGLELIGNNERTCQTNGQWSGQVPFCRYVDCGRPPVIPNGRGYLVNGTTFYGSIVEYHCLPDFKMITDSQHRYCQANGEWSGTIPRCLETQDANEIEESLQANNLDGESDYESVESSKSIGIGVSFGIGTILILMIIIGFLFVKIKKQKPIKSGGENIEVNHHHHHHATTTSKDISRPMTYSRICLDSDMASMQATNNLRTNNSNLVTFSAPNNGGGPLMKTQPLYANLPMVQNDANIIHVPVSQNIVVNRPLPAIVHKGLHQPPLPLPPPQQHYNNGNNNTTKNL; this is encoded by the exons atgcattcatttattgtttcTAAAAGTGTATTATCATTCTCTAATCTACTGATGAATAAACGAATAAAGTTACAAACATCGTTTTATTCGTCAccttttttaatgtttttcatcattcattttattgttgtattTAATAACATTCTTTCGAATCATCTATCTCATGCAG ATTCAatagtcaacaacaacaacaataataataataatgatcatcattgtccaTATCCATCGGTTCCAATCTATGCCGATGTACAATTAAGTTCAGAGTTTATTGTGAATGGTACGAAAGCTTTCTATAAATGTAATGATGGTTATGAATTATTCGGTACGGCTACCAGAACATGTATAGATCAAAAATGGTCCGGTGCACTTCCGTATTGTG CCGTGAATGTTGCGTACGGAAAACCAACGAATCAATCGAGTACCGTTAAAGGAGGCGATTCACGAAATgccaatgatggtgatcttAGTAGTTTACATGAGAATAAATACTGCACGGAAACTAAGGTAGAAAATTCACCGTGGTGGCAAGTGGATCTCTTGCAACCATACGAAATTCGTGTGATTCGTGTATTGACGCGAAGTTGTTGTGGACATCAACCATTACACGATCTTGAGATTCGTGTTGGTAATAGTTCAACAGTTCAAGGTAATCGACTTTGTGCATGGTATCCTGGTACAttagatgatggtgaaaataaagattttAATTGTGCCAATCCAATTATCGGCCGATATGTCTATATTCAAATGGTGGGAATCGAaagttcattatcattgtgtgAAGTTTTCGTATTCACTACTAAAGAATTTTCCTCGAACCGTTGTGGTGATGCAATGGAATATCAACAGATAACTAGTTTCAATCAGACTTGTTATGAATTTCAAACACAACGAGGTGGATCATTTGTTGACGCTGATATGTATTGCAAATCACGTGGTGGccttctcattcattcaatcactGATATGACGcagaattttctttattatgaATTGGAACgatataaaatcaaattacgTTCTAAATTGGTCTGGGTTGGAGCTCGAAGAGATCATTATGCCCAGAACATTACATCATTATTCGGTACTCGTCCCAGATTATTCTGGCATTGGATCAATGGACAACcaattaataaatttcttTGGGCCGAAGATCAACCAAACAATTATAATGGGCAACAAAATTGCATTGTGCTTGATGGCGGACGAAAATGGCTCTGGAATGATGTCACTTGTG ACCTTGACTATTTACCTTGGATTTGTCAATATTCACCTTCTAATTGTGGCAGTCCTGATATCAATGAAAActcaaccatcatcaaaaatgacTTTCGAATTGGGAATATCATCACTTACCAATGTGCTCAAGGTTGCCGTTTAGATGGATTACAGAAACGTTTCTGTCAAAGCAATGGCTTTTGGCAAGGCGAAGCGCCGAATTGTGTCTATGTTGATTGTGGCCCATTACAATCCATTTCAAATGGTCGCGTTGGTTATATTCGAACAGATTTCAATGCATCAGCCACATATTCATGTATACGTGATTATGCATTAGTCGGTGTGGAAACAAGATATTGTCTAGGTAATGGTTCTTGGAGTGATCAGGAACCCAAATGTTTCTACGGTTTATGTACACAACCATTGGAAATCGATAATGGTATTGTACAAGTGACTAATAGAACGATAAATGGTGTTGCTTCATATTCTTGTCATTCGGGTTTCGTACTCTTTGGTCAATCACAATTGATTTGTCAAATCGGTGGAAGTTGGTCACATAATGCTCCTCAATGTAAAT TTATCGATTGTCGTCTACCATTAGACATAAACAATGGCTTctataaattgatgaataaaacaacTTATTATGGTAGCACcatcatttatgaatgtGATCGAAATTATATTTTAATTGGTAATAAAACACGAACTTGTATGGAATTAGGAATCTGGAGTGGTTTAGAACCATCATGCGAAA TGGTTAATTGTGGTATGCCTAAAAAAGTATCTGGTATAAAATTTCAAGGAACCACATTTACAGTTGGTTCGGaattattgtttgaatgtGAATCTGGCTATCAACTTGTTGAAGGAAATCCTAAACGTAAATGTCAAGAAAATGGCCGATGGAGTGGTAATGATATAGTCTGTAAAT ACGTGGAATGTGGACGAGTTCAGCCAATATGGAAAGGCGAGATCATTTACGTAAATTTGACCACGCATTTAGACAGTGTCATAAATTATTCATGTGGCACCGGATATAGATTAGTTGGCGATAAAGCAAGAGTATGTCAAGATAATGGAAAATGGTCAGGCAATAAGGCTAAATGTGAAG AAATTCGATGCTCTCCACCAGAAATaccaaaaaattcatccgTTGTTTACAATGGTAATGATCGTGCATTCAgtgattcattcaaagtAGGCTCCACAGTACAATATCGTTGTTCACTTGGCCATATTGTACAAGGACAATCATTACGAACTTGTGAGACGACTGGATTTTGGAGTGATGCACCACccatttgtgttt ATATTGATTGTGGATTACCGTTTCCACTTTCGAATGGAAAATGGCTACTCACTAGTAATACAACTTATTATGGAAGTACAGTTGAATATGAAtgtaattcaaatttcaaactGAATGGACCGCGGCGGCGAATTTGTCTTGAGAATGGAACATGGAGCAGCGTGCCGCCTATTTGTGAAC TTGTCACCTGTAAAGCTCCCGAAActaaagatgaaaaaacattggtTCAAGTATTAAATCAACAAGTGGGCAGTAAAGCCATTTATTCGTGTATACATGGTCTCGAATTGATTGGCAACAATGAACGAACATGTCAAACTAATGGTCAATGGAGCGGTCAGGTTCCATTTTGTCGAT ATGTCGATTGTGGTAGACCACCAGTGATTCCAAACGGTAGAGGATATCTAGTAAATGGAACAACATTTTATGGCAGCATAGTTGAATATCATTGTTTGCCtgatttcaaaatgattacCGATTCGCAGCATAGATATTGCCAAGCAAATGGAGAATG GAGTGGCACCATTCCAAGATGCTTGGAAACACAAGATGcgaatgaaattgaagaaaGCTTACAAGCAAATAATCTTGATGGTGAATCCGATTATGAAAGtgttgaatcatcaaaatcgattgGGATCGGCGTTTCGTTTGGCATCGGCACCAttctgattttgatgatcatcattggatttttattcGTCAAAAT taAAAAGCAAAAACCAATCAAAAGTGGTGGTGAAAATATCGaagtaaatcatcatcatcatcatcatgctaCTACAACTAGTAAAGATATTTCCCGACCAATGACCTATTCAAGGATTTGTTTGGATTCGGATATGGCTTCAATGCAGGCGACGAATAATTTACGAACGAATAATTCTAATTTGGTCACATTTTCAGCACCAAACAATGGCGGTGGACCGTTAATGAAGACACAGCCATTATATGCTAATCTACCTATGGTTCAAAATGATGCCAACATCATTCATGTACCGGTTAGTCAAAATATAGTGGTCAATCGACCATTACCAGCCATAGTTCATAAAGGTTTACATCAGCCTCCGTTACCATTGCCACCACCACAGcaacattataataatggtaataataatacaacgAAAAATCTGTGA
- the eIF2alpha gene encoding eukaryotic translation initiation factor 2 subunit alpha, with protein sequence MPLSCRFYRQKYPEVEDVVMVNVRSIGEMGAYVHLLEYNNIEGMILLSELSRRRIRSINKLIRVGRNECVVVIRVDRDKGYIDLSKRRVSPEDIIRCEEKFANAKAVHSILRHVAEILHYNEQQLEELYDKTAWHFDDKKPGSSYEVFKMAVNQPSLLDECCLDEKVKDLLLTHIKRRLMPQAVKVRSEIEVGCYAYEGVDAVKNALRAGIACGIEEMPIKINLIAPPRYVVTTTTLDKAKGVELLDVALKKIEESIKDSGGIFTITIAPKVVTDLDEAQLTKMLEQAEKENEERSGDDDDDDEDEEDGI encoded by the exons ATGCCACTTTCTTGTCGTTTTTATCGACAAAAATATCCCGAAGTTGAAGATGTAGTTATGGTCAATGTTCGTTCGATCGGAGAAATGGGCGCCTACGTTCATTTGTTAGAGTATAACAACATTGAAG GTATGATTCTGTTATCCGAACTGTCCAGGAGACGAATACGTTCcataaacaaattgattcgaGTTGGACGTAATGAATGTGTTGTCGTCATTCGAGTTGATCGTGACAAAGGCTATATTGATCTGTCTAAACGTCGTGTTTCACCGGAAGATATAATAAgatgtgaagaaaaatttgctaATGCCAAAGCg GTTCATAGTATATTACGACATGTAGCAGAAATATTGCAttataatgaacaacaattggAAGAACTATACGACAAAACTGCTTGGCATTTCGATGATAAAAAACCTGGATCTTCATATGAAGTTTTCAAAATGGCTGTCAA TCAACCATCACTTCTGGATGAATGCTGCTTAGACGAAAAAGTTAAAGATCTGCTGCTTACTCATATCAAACGACGTTTGATGCCACAAGCGGTAAAAGTTCGTTCTGAAATTGAAGTTGGCTGCTATGCTTATGAAGGTGTTGATGCGGTCAAAAATGCATTACGTGCCGGTATCGCTTGCGGCATAGAAGAGATgccaatcaaaatcaatttgatagCACCTCCTCGTTATGTTGTCACCACTACTACATTGGATAAAGCAAAAGGTGTTGAACTATTGGATGTtgctttgaaaaaaattgaagaatccATAAAAGATTCAGGCGGAATATTTACGATTACGATTGCT CCTAAAGTTGTCACTGATTTGGATGAAGCTCaattaacaaaaatgttGGAACAAGCagaaaaagagaatgaaGAACGTtccggtgatgatgatgatgatgatgaagatgaagaagatggaatataa
- the LOC124498087 gene encoding GTPase Era, mitochondrial, which yields MNFYLMKLPLYSSKNFVHQFILTRLTTCLTQLNRNLYHERNIPKTLDEFKQFQFKPNEQPENARSLRVAIIGCPNAGKSTLLNQLINWKISAVSSKVHTTRKNVIGIYVENNTQLEFIDTPGLVSRKHMMRHKLELSFANDLKISAGNADIIAMLVDISNRRERTKLNQGILDLLQQYHNDENKESLLVLNKVDKIRDKRSLLDIVSTLTNGIVDGHPVSSSNIDDDILKAELKQGKFDMLFQRTDKYYKEYQDKNIKTVESDFNHNGIGWPKFSQVFMISALHNDGIQQLRKYFLQKAKEKSWFYSGNVVTVQNPKQIIIDTIREVCLELFNQEIPYNFRYQIVMWEQDDLGNLYLVVDILCPEKFLSLLIGPKGLNISNIVRKARESLSNIFHCDISLKIAAKSFR from the coding sequence atgaatttttatttaatgaaACTTCCGctatattcatcaaaaaattttgtccatCAGTTTATACTAACACGATTGACGACATGTTTAActcaattgaatcgaaatttgTATCACGAACGAAATATACCGAAAACTTTAGatgaattcaaacaatttcaatttaaaccGAATGAACAACCAGAAAATGCTCGCTCCTTACGTGTGGCTATTATTGGCTGTCCGAATGCTGGAAAATCTACATTATTGAATCAGTTAATCAATTGGAAAATAAGTGCAGTTTCATCAAAAGTTCatacaaccagaaaaaatgtGATCGGAATTtatgttgaaaataatacGCAATTAGAATTCATCGATACACCAGGTTTAGTGAGCAGAAAACATATGATGCGACATAAATTAGAACTTTCATTCGccaatgatttgaaaatttctgcCGGGAATGCAGATATTATTGCCATGCTGGTCGACATTTCCAATCGACGTGAACGAACCAAATTGAATCAAGGAATTCTTGACCTTCTACAACaatatcataatgatgaaaataaagaatcatTATTGGTTCTAAACAAAGTGGATAAAATACGTGATAAACGAAGTTTGTTGGATATTGTTTCAACATTGACGAATGGAATTGTCGATGGTCACCCTGTTAGTTCgtcaaatattgatgatgatattctcAAAGCGGAATTAAAGCAAGGAAAATTTGATATGTTATTTCAACGAACCGACAAATATTATAAAGAATATCAagataaaaatatcaaaactGTCGAATCAGATTTTAATCATAATGGGATTGGATGGCCAAAATTTTCACAAGTTTTTATGATTTCTGCCCTTCATAATGATGGTATTCAACAATTGCGAAAATATTTCCTTCAAAAAGCTAAAGAAAAATCATGGTTTTATAGTGGCAATGTTGTGACCGTACAAAATCCGAAACAAATTATAATTGATACAATACGAGAAGTTTGTCTGGAATTATTTAATCAAGAGATTCCTTATAATTTTCGTTACCAGATTGTCATGTGGGAACAAGACGATCTTGGCAATCTATATTTAGTTGTAGATATTTTATGTccagaaaaatttctttcactTTTAATTGGCCCAAAAGGTTTGAATATTTCGAACATAGTTCGAAAAGCTCgagaatcattatcaaatatttttcattgtgatATATCATTAAAAATTGCTGCAAAATCTtttcgataa
- the LOC124498176 gene encoding regucalcin encodes MFNIETLSDRAFELGEGPHWNPVDGKLYFVDILTGLVATYDSDGKFSQLYKNNDEVVSVVLPVNDNGNDKVVISVGTSLRLLDIRTNTEKLIDKISNNGFRFNDGKCDPSGRIWIGTMENNFKYLPNAALYRLNPVTNKLEVQLDQVILSNGLCWSLDSKKMYYIDSGKRSVFLFDYDIDNGKISNKRIFLDMNDNKDFTSDELPDGMTIDAKGNLWIAMFQGSRIVNIDGQNGKLLQSIQMPTSLITSVCFGGPNLDVMYVTSCRHFLTDEQKIKQPLGGYCFRVTSKDPNFKGHKPNFSANIKGI; translated from the exons atgttcaatattgaaacatTATCGGATCGGGCATTTGAATTGGGCGAAGGACCACATTGGAATCCAGTGGATGGCAAACTTTATTTTGTTGACATTTTAACTGGTCTTGTTGCAACATATGATTCTGATGGAAAATTCTCTCAACTTTataagaataatgatgaagttGTGAGTGTAGTATTACcagttaatgataatggtaatgataaaGTTGTCATAAGTGTCGGAACCAGTTTACGTTTATTGGATATTCGAACAAATACtgaaaaattaatcgatAAGATTTCAAATAATGGTTTTCGTTTTAATGACGGGAAATGTGATCCATCCGGTCGAATTTGGATTGGTACgatggaaaataatttcaaatatcTACCAAATGCAGCATTATATCGATTAAATCCGGTGACAAACAAACTTGAAGTTCAATTGGATCAAGTAATTCTATCAAATGGCCTTTGTTGGTCActtgattcgaaaaaaatgtactaCATCGATTCTGGCAAACGATCTGTctttttattcgattatgacattgataatggaaaaatat CAAACAAACGCATATTTTTGGATATGAACGATAATAAAGATTTCACTTCGGATGAACTACCGGATGGAATGACGATTGATGCAAAAGGAAATCTTTGGATTGCTATGTTTCAAGGATCACGAATAGTCAATATTGATGGCCAAAATG GTAAACTATTGCAATCAATACAAATGCCAACTTCGTTGATTACATCCGTTTGTTTTGGTGGTCCAAATCTGGATGTAATGTATGTAACATCATGTCGCCATTTTCTGACTGATGAAcagaaaatcaaacaaccaTTGGGTGGTTATTGTTTCCGAGTGACTTCCAAAGATCCTAACTTTAAGGGTCATAAACCAAATTTTAGTGCCAATATCAAAGGAATTTAA
- the LOC124498067 gene encoding uncharacterized protein LOC124498067 yields the protein MSLTKLERDKQKLVQDKCQQILTELLRDEDNKYCVDCDSKGPRWASWNLGIFLCIRCAGIHRNLGVHISKVKSVNLDSWTPEQVGSIQNMGNSKARAVYEANLPDNFRRPQADTALESFIRAKYEHKKYIAKEWVETPPKPAFDVETELKKEKEKKKSKIIKPIVPINGQTEIQSNPIPRPTPNSNGKVESKASNTPQQQKSESNQTASSSSADLLNLDLGSTNNNNNEVFGFFASAPETKPATTKSNENDQSLISQSKVTKSLDDEEKDFFNQKTTTMGDNKEDVKKLTKESILSLYSQTPTNLLNGTAYSGNSNTSSSSSSMSNPQFSSLNPLFNPVAASNHHNQANLIPQPASTNPFLANNNPLAMMNSGEYSQQQSMIQGLSSLHLKPTATTTATNQMMPMMMGGQQAQNMNWFNIGNNNNNNNPIGLLSTNSSTSSSMAANPFIGDQSLSSLMMNKNSVLIPQQLKSNGNTTSSSGVDQFAIDNSKKNDLNNLNFW from the exons atGTCGTTGACTAAACTTGAAcgtgataaacaaaaattagtTCAGGATAAATGTCAACAAATATTAACAGAATTGTTACGTGATGAAGATAATAAATATTGTGTTGATTGTGATTCAAAAg GACCACGATGGGCATCATGGAATTTAGGCATCTTTCTATGTATTCGTTGTGCTGGTATACACCGAAATCTAGGTGTACATATATCAAAAGTAAAATCGGTCAATCTTGATTCTTGGACACCCGAACAAGTTGGTTCCATACAGAATATGGGCAACAGTAAAGCAAGAGCTGTTTATGAAGCAAATCTTCCGGATAATTTTCGCCGTCCACAAGCGGACACTGCCTTGGAATCATTTATACGTGCAAAATATGAacataaaaaatatattgcTAAAGAATGGGTGGAAACGCCACCAAAACCAGCG TTTGATGTAGAAACTGAactgaaaaaagaaaaggaaaagaaaaagagtaAAATTATCAAACCCATCGTACCAATCAACGGTCAGACTGAAATTCAA TCAAATCCGATTCCACGTCCTACACCGAATTCAAATGGTAAAGTGGAAAGTAAAGCATCGAATACACCACAGCAACAGAAAtcagaatcaaatcaaacagcgtcatcatcatctgccGATCTATTAAATTTGGATTTAGGTTCaaccaataataacaacaatgaagTTTTCGGTTTTTTCGCTTCGGCACCCGAAACTAaaccagcaacaacaaaatcaaacgaaaatgatCAATCGTTGATTAGTCAATCAAAGGTAACTAAATCATTAGATGACGAGGAAAAggatttttttaatcaaaaaacaacaacaatgggtGACAATAAGGAAGATGTGAAAAAACTGACAAAAGAATCCATATTATCTCTGTATTCACAAACACCGACCAATTTGTTAAATGGAACAGCATATAGTGGCAATAGCAatacttcatcatcatcatcatcaatgtcgaATCCACAATTTTCTAGTTTAAATCCATTATTTAATCCTGTTGCTGcttctaatcatcataatcag gcCAACTTGATACCACAACCCGCATCGACAAATCCATTTTTGGCCAACAATAATCCATTGGCAATGATGAATAGTGGCGAATATTCACAACAgcaatcaatgattcaa GGACTTTCTTCGTTACACTTGAAAccaacggcaacaacaactgctaccaatcaaatgatgccaatgatgatgggcgGTCAGCAAGCACAAAATATGAATTGGTTTAATattggaaataataataataataataatcctaTTGGATTGTTATCAACAAATTCGtcaacgtcatcatcaatggcgGCCAATCCTTTTATCGgtgatcaatcattatcatcgttaatgatgaacaagaatTCAGTTTTAATTCCTCAACAATTGAAATCGAATGGCAATACAACTAGTAGCAGTGGTGTGGACCAATTTGCCATCGATAATAGCAAAAAGAATGAtttaaacaatttgaatttttggtga